AAGCAGCCCAATCAGAGTCACTATATGCTTTTAAGTGCAAAGATGATTTTGAGGACAAGAAAATTCCCTGGCCAATGGAGCCTTTAAGATATCTGAGAACCCTATAGGCTGAGTGCATGTGAGTCTGTGAGGGCTTATCCATGAATCGGCTCAGAACATTCACAGCATAGGTGATGTCTGGCCTTGTGATTGTCAAATAAATGAGCCTTCCAATAAACCTTCTGTAGGCTGTAGGGTCTTGTAAAGTCTCACTCGAGTTGTGACTTAGCTTGTGATTCAATTCAATAGGTGTAGAGACTGATTTAGTGCCAAGTAACCCTGCATCTTCCAAGACTTCAAGAGTATATTTCCTTTGACAGATGTTGATTCCAGAGGATGATCTGGCAACTTCTAAGCCTAGGAAATATTTAAGAGGTCCAAGGTCTTTGATTCTGAATTTGCTGTGAATGTGAGCTTTGATTGAGTCAATTTCATCTTGGGAGTTGCTTCCAACTatgatgtcatcaacatatattagGAGAGCAATAAATCCTTTTTGACTAACCTTAGTAAACAAAGAATAATCAgacttggattgatgacaaCCAATAGCGGTGAGGGAGttagaaaatttggaaaaccaTTGCCTtgaagcttgtttaagtccataaagAGACTTGTTCAGTTTACATACAAGTTTCTCCCCCTCAATCTGCTCTCTTGGAGTGTGATAACCTGGTGGCATTTCCATATAAATTTCCTCATCAAGATCcccatgtaaaaaggcattatggacatccatttgagatAAGGACCAGTTATTAATAGATGCCAATGCAAGGAAGACACGGACTGTAGTGAGTTTAGCCACTGGACTGAATGTTTCTTGGAAGTCAAACCCTTCTCTTTGTGTGTATCCCTTGGCAACAAGCATGGCTTTGTGTCTCTCGAGAGAACCATCTGACTTAAGCTTGACTTTATAAACATACCTGCAACCAATGGCAGTTTTATTGGGAGGAAGTGAAGTAACagtccaagtgttattttcctCTAAGGCACTAAGTTCATCATGCACGGCATCTTGCCAATGTTTGAATTTCACAGCTTCACTATAAGAATTAGGCTCAGAAGAGAGTGAGAGGGAGACTGAAAAAGATTGATGAGATGGGGAGAGATTTTTGTATGTGAGATGATGACTAAGTGGGTGAAATGTGGAAGGTGAGTAGGTTGCTCCCAAAGGCACAGTTTCTGCTACCTGACAATGATATTGATGGAGATAGGCAGGTTGGTGCCTATCTCTGGTGGATCTTCAAAGAGGCAAGGTGGTATGCATTTCATTAGCATCAGGTGAAGCAGGAGGTGTATCAGAGGATGTAGCAGCCAAGGGTGATTCAAGATCAGGTGGCTTAGATGGTAGTTCAGGTGGAAGGGATATATTAGACTGCAGAATAGGAGAATGTGAAAAAGAATCATCTTGTGGTGGTGGAGGTAAAACCAAATTCTGAGGGAAAGAAGCATGAAGGTCTGAAGAAGTTTGAGAAGTGGGAGTGGAAGTGGAGGAATGGAAGGGAAAGATGGATTCATGGAACACCACATTTCTAGAAATGAAAGTGGTGTGATTTTCCATATCATAGAGCTTGTAGCCTTTGATGTGTGCAGGGTATCCCAAAAAAAATGCATGGCTTGGCTCAAGGTTCAAACTTGGTTCTTTGGTGTTTAGAAGTGCTAGCATAGCTCAAGCAGCCAAAGACCCAAAGGTGATCATAGGAAGGAGGTGATCCAAAGAGCTTTTCATAGggagttttatttgaaagtagAAGAGTGGGGATCCTATTGATGATATAGGCTGCAGTCAAGATGACATCTCCCCAAAAGGAAGTAGGAAATCCAGCTTGAAAAAGGAGTGATCTGGCAACATTCAAGAGGTGTTGGTGTTTTCTCTCAACTACACCATTCTGTTGAGGGGTATACACGCATGATTTTTGGTGAATGATgccattttctttataaaaatcccTCATGTCGAATTCAAGGCCATTATCAGTTCTGATTTTCTTGACCTTGCTATTGAACTGAGTTTGAattaattggaagaatgattgTAGAATAGATCTTGTATCTGACTTTAGTTTCATTAAGAAAATCCATGTGATTCTTGAATAATCATCcacaatagttaaaaaataatgaaaacccTGAATTGATGCTTGGGAATATgggccccatatatcacaatggatTAAGTCAAAAGGGAAAGAACTAGTGGATACACTTGAAGGAAAAGGAAGGTGTTTCTGGTTAGCCAAAGGGCAGATCTTACAACAAGGCAAGTCTTTGGACTTTACATTAGGAAcaagagaatgaattaaattcattctttgtgaGGACAAGTGTCCTAATCTAAAATGCCAAAGATCAAAATCCTGTTGCACAGCTGCTTGGTTGATTCGAGCTTGATTAGGGAAAGCTAAAGAGGGATTGTTGTTGCTGTCATGGGAAGGAGGCAGCAGATGATAGAGACCATATGGACCTTGGCAATTCCAATCATCAGCCATGTAGAGAGGACCTGAATGAAGCAAAGGTTATTTGAGAAGAACAGACAAATATCTGGTTTTTAAGTGAGTTTGCTGACTGagatgagattgaatgtgaatgaGGGCACACAGAGGACCCCGGTTAGTATCAAGAAGTATGATAGCTTGACAGTTCCAATGTGTGTGACTTGAGCCTTTGTGCCATTTGGAAGTTGGACAAAGGTTTGTGTGCAAGGGGAAAGTTCATCAAGGTATGAAGTAGAGCACACCATGTGATCAGTGGCTCCTGTGTCCATGATCCATGGTGTTTCATAATTGCCAATGTATTCAGGAGGTGAGTTGTGTTTTAGAGTTAAAAGAGAGGAGAGACAGTGGTGGTTACCTGCAAGGTTTGAAAAAGAGATGGTCGATGAGCTTGGTTCAGAGGTTGCAGTAGGAGTAGGCAATACAGGTTTGTCTTGTCCCAAGTTTAATTGTGGAAATTGAGTGTTGACAAGACGCATGAGATGTTGTGCCTGTTCCTGAGAGAGTTTCAACTGAGAAATACTTGGAGTAGATGCTTCATGAGGTGAACTAGCAGCCTGAGCAGTGACTTGATTTGCAGAATAAGGTGCAGGAGAGGTTCCCTTTGTTTTGGTAAATTTGAAGTTTGGTGGAAATCCCGCCAATCTGTAGCACTTATCTTTCATGTGCCCAACCTTGCCACAGTGGTGACAAATCAGTTCTGACCGATCCTTTTTCTTTGGGAAGTTCTGGTAGGCAAGTAAGGCAGAAGGTTCTGAGGTAGGCAAGACTGTGTTTCTTGCTTGCCTCTGCCTTTCTTCTTGCAAAATGAGTGAAAATGTTTTATCTAGTGAAGGCCAGGGACTTAGGAGAATGATTTGTCCCCTTACAGCATCATAGCTGTCATTCAAtccctttaaaaatttaaacacatAATCTCCTTGTTGGACTTCACCAACATTTTTCAATGCATCACAGGTACATTTACCACAAGAACAGCATGAAAGAGGCCTATAGCTATGTAATTCTTCCCAAATGGCATTAAGCTGAGTGAAATAATCACTTACAGAGAGGTGTCCTTGCACAATGCCACTGAGCTTATGTTGGAGGTGATAGATTCGAGCTTCATCAAGTTGTGCAAAGCATTCCTTGAGCTTGTCCCAAACCTGCTTAGCTGAAGTCATGAAAAAGAcattatgtgacgcccccaaattccgtttgggattggacggacatttgaagcgtcgagacatgtaacacaagtttacctgcccccgttcatgacatataagatgcaatgttcctaacatgcatctaatattatgcaatattcgcagcggataaattatttctttagcaatactatgcaccaaattgaaaatatctcaaatgcttaaaacatacttgatatataaagactcattgaataactaagatcataacactagtccaaaatgattatgattcaaaaagtactggagatgcaactccatcgtacaagtagtaatttacgttaactactatattaacattgacgtcgcatcgtcgctcaatcaactgtgtctagttggtcagctcctgattctccttcaaatcctgtaacaagatctatcattcggggggaatggtagttgggacttccacagtaagatttgattacaaatcttagcaagttaacaaaaaaacttccacacaggctaatgatgcatggatgacagtaaaagcataaatgcataatcaaattcataagtaattaaagcataacttggcatacaacatagcataattgacataacttaaattgaaacatgaactgaacttgacttgacatgaacttgatctgaaacttgacttatcatgaacttgttttgaaacttgacttaacatgaaaaatacatactccacagttgttgtggccccatgtattctacgtgtaaatacatactccacagttgttgtggccccatgtattctacacaaacttgacttaacatgaaaaatacatattccacagttgttgtgaccccatgtattctacgtataaatacatactccacagttgttgtggccccatgtattatacggaaacttattctttaactgcttaaatacatactccacagttgttgtggccccatgtattttacgtgtcacaattgctgtgtctcacgtagtgtatgcgtcacaattgctgtgaccccatacatacgTAATCAAGataaaacgtgactggaatacgaaaggactgaagccctgacgtaacataacgtgacttgaacataacttgaaatacatgaccaacttgagatagaaacatttcgtaacatggcataacatatagtagacaacatatttaacatgacatacttgcaatgtacaatgaatattacatgacttaacatacatgtaatagatgacatacttagcatgacgtacttgtaatgtatagtaatacataacataatatattatgtaacagataaaaattgatgacagaataaattctgtataatagacaattacgtgataacttggcatggcatgacatatatgataacacacatacatacactgtaattcctttacttagcacacatacacaatagactgctagtaagttaaaagctaacttacctcgatctccgcgtttcttataaaaccttaagttcgatcatgaggaactgtaattagtgattctaaaagttagcactaaatcactaataaattgaaatatggaaaatactaacttaaagagtaaaatttctattttattctctgtatgtaggaaaatgaccattttactcataacttaaggattttgcatactaactccaaaagtccccaaaatttacatgcctcatgtaaattttatcctcaattcatatatcaatttagaaaaatttaaaactaatcacaactattaaaactccatagggccgaaattctcatatgctatttctattgattttttgtttccaacttgttttgatcaaccttttgatctatgacttataaatatgtgatcttcaaaccaaaccatcacatggtttaaaaagatgtcctaaaacatatataaacttctaattcaagatcacatggttaaaaattaaccaaaacataaatttagccaagaacatccacactttggcttatttgaatatctctttacataaaatttcatatctttgaaactaacatcaaatatattcaaaataataatataacatgtatataagatgcttaggatcctccaataaaattatcaaagtcattggaatatgtttagaccaccaaagagttaaactttctcaaaacagaaactgtttttcctcttccagtttctaagtttctaaatctaagaaaatctttcatcaaaacatttaatcatgtgaAAATTCTCAACTCATAGTCATATAAagatgttaacaatactccataaaaatttcggaccaatatctatccattagcttggttaaaaactccaaactataacatattctccagtttatcttctagaatgacctttctatagtttacataatatttgactgaccaaatgattttcaaatatgacaaataagatatccatgtaaactagactcaaaaaagaacaacttatatgaagaaaattttatgataaaacacttacaaaaacttcgaaatgggcgtgcaaataaactcctaaaagctgtctaagagaaagtgtttgatattcttttaaaggaacgtgtaaatgaagataagttcgtgggtgatggctggagatgcttatggacgagataaggaagttgataaggctggagttgagagttgagtgtagttttctcctacccaaaatatctataaaagattatctcaaaatattctatccaataatatctacaaaaatcagtttaagatattttccaaatgtggagtagacttggaagagtaaggtggctaaaatctttccatgtgtattttaaatctctattcttaagatattttccaaatatgtattttgcttaggtgtcatgatctcacaccttgatttccttcacaattccatctaatggtttctctttgtaccaagtatctaatactatttattatgtgtggttaagatcttgccaagtgtccaaataaaatttcgctaatctaatttggacatttcacactgtgattttgaaaacactgcgcatagttgtttaccgaggttactattcactccaaaaataaacgtaataaacttaatactgaaaaatcctaaatattcaattaagcctactggtgtagactataatgtattttgacacttctagacacttctaactatctcaaataattaaaatcgcatttctggcaccatagtgagtgataacactaactatgttgacaggctaaaatctatgcgattagtggattcgtgaaagcttatagagtcttcacgaggttcctaaaatcaatagaaattccacaattgaatttctagcgggctgttacacattAGATGCAATGTCTTTTGAAACAGAATTCAGGATCCATGCAAGTAGTATGTTATTGCATCTTAACCATGAAACATAGGAAGAATCTGTCAATTAAGGAGTAGTAATGGAGCCATCCAGAAATCCTGATTTGTTCTTGATAGAAATGGAGAGCATAAATGATCTACTCCAAGAAATATAGTTTGAACCAGTTAATGGTGGTGAAACAATGACAATATTGGCATTGTCACTGTGATGTAGGAAAAATGGACTATTTGGGTCCTCGAgggaaggaggagaagaagaagaggaggatgtCATGACTTATGATTTCATATTCTGTTTGTAAGCTTTAAGGAAACAAAGCAGAATTGAAgacccgctctgataccatgttaaaatagaaaatagaaaataaaaaacagaaaaattgaGATGAACAAGTGATGTGGAGAAACTCTTTTCTCATATATGATTTATGTTACATGgaacttgatatatatatacactgctACAAGAACagaaagacaaaaagaaaacttctaaaatacatCTTTTTACTCTGCTACTAAATTACAGATTGTTAATATCAGCTTTTTGGACAGCATGGTGTATGCAGTGCTTTATGCATCGAGGTCCTGGCTTTTTCTGTGCAGTCATGTATTCTTTCAATTGATGTTTTGTGTTTCTATGCCAATACTTTCTCCTTTCTACcgctttcttctttttgtattttgcagcacatttttatttacttttttagcTGCATGCTTTCCTTGAGTGTTGCAGGTTGTTGCAGGTCTGTTTTGGTTGCTGCATATACTATTTTGTGAGTTGTAGTCTTGATGTTTAGTGTCCTCATGTCCTTCTTGcttgttcttgatttctttgcATTTTACTTCATGATAGATCTTGGAATTAATTAAgtggtgtttttttttcttggacacTTGGGCTTTAGTTGTTTTTTTCTTCGTTTATTTGTAAGTCCTAAGTGTCAGGTTGTAGTTTCGATTTTTTTTCCGTCATaagtaaagtttttttttttttaaataaatttagggAAGAATTACTCTTGAATATGTGACTCTGactcttacaaaaaaaaaaaaaaaaaggtgacaaACACAAACAACTCTTCAATAGATAGATAGACCATGTGGAACTGGAAGTATTATAAACTAAAGGATGGTGGTCAAGTGCCAATTACTAGCTCCGaattacgtacgtacgtacgtggaaGTACTATATATTTCAGTCAGCTAGGAGCGGTTGGTTTAGAACTCGTACACCATTAATATTGGTGAGTAGGGATCAAACTAAATGACAATCTTGCAAAGTAGTGTCCATTGATCAACGAGAtcctttaaattatatataataatatgataaaattagtTGTCAGATTGAACTTTAtgtaaatgcatgcatgcatatatgcttAATTTGCATGTGGATGGTGTGACGTCGCCATCTTTAGTACTGATATTATATTTGATTACATTGTTTGCCTGTTCAGCTGGCCGGCGGCCATAAATAGCTAAGCTGAGAGTTTAAGATCAGTTCTACTCGATCACACGAAAGTAActttattcaaaaacataaatGTTTGGTTTATACAAAAATCTTACCAAATCAAACATACAAAATGATACGTCGaggttaaataaattttattataaagtattgatatatatcacatcaaactaTATAGAAAAATCATGCGCGCAATTATGGTTTATTATAAGAGACCTCACCGATCGAGGCTATGCATGCATGAGCTGTTGTTGTTGACAAATTGATCAGTAAGCTGCTGCCGACTGATTAATTTGGTgcccacaatatatatatataaatatatatatatatataaaataaagttttaagCTGCTAGCTTTGCGTGACGGCGGCATTAATCTCTTTAATTTGGAAGCTGCCTAGCTAACAGAGATGGGTGTGCAACTTAATTTGGAAGCTTGCGGCAGACTATGCATGGGCCTACACTTTATCGCCCGGCCACCATCTTTGATGGACGACAGTACTGCTGCATGCGTGCAGTACTACTGCCActagtaatttaaaaaatattttaaatataaaataattatataaaaataattttataaattaatataatttgatatagtatattaaattataaaattatttatattaatccaATGCATCATGATCAGCTTAAAAAACTAGTAAATATTGCATGCGAGATTCGGCATTTAATTTATATCTAAAAGTGTTAAAAGCTATTAATTATAGAGTATTaattttggattggaatgttGTACCCATGTGGCAATGGGAGTCGGTGAGCTATAAATAATGCAGAGCGGCAGCTTTTGACTTTTTGTGAAACCTAGAAAGTTTCAACCATACATTAATTAACCACGTGGGAAATAATATTTAGAATTATGAATTGTGCAATTAcggtatatattattttttaaaaaaaataaatatataatttatatttaaaaattaattttttaataataaattctatttttttaaaaaatatgcataatatttatacaattataactatatctaacattactcaataatatatatatatatatatgtaaaatataaatattatgagaccgattatctatatatatataataataatatgatcttGAAAGTTTGGAACTTAAAAGAGGTTCTAAATCAAGtctgacatatatatatatatatatgttatgataAATCATACTTTCATGACATGTTTTCAAAGAGCAAATACAAACATTTATGGAAGGGAAacaatatgattaattatttgaagaattttgagaAGGAGAGGCCAGCCCTTCACATTccgaaaaggaaaacaaataatGCACAAGCAAGCGTAGctaaagtctctctctctctctctctctcttttttttttttttttaaatcaacagATCAGTAAATACATGCacttgtatatacatatatatgcattagTAAAGGCTGAATAATTAACCACCAAGGTGGTAGGCCAGTTGGTGTTTCATGATTTTGAgatgatgacataaattgaatcactttatatattagtaaatcCTGATATTTTGATTATAGGATGAGGTTTAGACCAATCAAATACTTTAGAAGGATTGTGAAGACGAAATCTCTCTTGAGACTGTAGATATGATTCAAGCTAAAATATTTCACAATAAAAAAAGACTCCTATAATcacatctaaaaaaaaattattacgcTGTTTTCTTCCACCTTCCCATTtgtaaagagaaaaaataaaaaaaaaactgtacaGTTAATGTTCGAAAGGAGTTGATAAGAGGGTATTAATTATTTCAGGATATTTTAAGTTTTAGagagtatatatattttgaaaaaatatagttataagtataattatatattaatttatatattaatatgatgtggttggttaaaaaataaattttattaaaaataatattaatttaaattttaaatattaataaattaatattaatatattaaataatacataatatatttatatataacaaaactcatatattTTTGACACGAGTCGAGAGATTCCCTTGCCTGCAATCTGACTTGATGCACGTGACTGCGCTCAATTTTGGCCTTCCCCTTGTTAATTATGCTTGTCATCTTCATGATCCGTTCAACCTTAGTGAAAGTCGAGCCTTTTCAGCACAACAATGTAATTACATCATTTATGTTGCAAGTAGTGGATGAACTTTCAAGCCCCTGAAGTTAACGACAAATTGtaaattaattctttaatgTTATGTTCGGTTATCCCGAAAGACCAGAGCCTTTTTTTGGAGCTTATAAAATAGCACACAACCAGCAGAAAGTTACACACCAAAACTCACCAAAGGGTAGACCCCAACAACATATAATCCTTTTACAAACCTTCCATCGATCGCCTCCTATGGCGAATTCCCAGCACCATGATCATGATGGCCTAAATGGCCTGAACAAAGCCGAGGTGGCGGTGGTTCTGGTGCCCTTTCCGGCACAAGGCCATCTCAACCAGCTCCTCCACCTTTGCCGTCTTCTCTTGCCTTACAATATCCCCGTCCACTATGCCGGCACCGCCATCCACAATAGCCAAGCCATGCTTCGTATCCATGGTTGGGACCCAAATTCTTCAGTTTCAAACAGCAGTATTCATTTTCATGACCTCACAATCCCAACTTTTCTCTCCCCTCCTCCTAACCCCAGTGCCGCAATCAAGTTCCCTGCACATCTCCAACCATTATTCGATGCCTCCTTGCACCTTCGTGAGCCCTTCGCCGCACTTTTACGTGAACTTTCATCCAAAGCAAGAAGGGTTATTGTCATCAATGACTCCATGATGGCATATGTGGTGCAGGACGTGATTAACATCCCAAACGCCGAGTCCTACACTTTCCACAGTGTTTCGGCTTTTACTTGTTTCTTGTTCTTGTGGGATTCGATGGCAAATATTCTTGATTCTGAAGTAAACGCCAAGATCCCTATAGGCAATCCATCTCTTGACGGTTGCTTCACGACTGAGTTCTTGGACTTCATTACTTCCCAACATGAATTCCAGAAGTGGAATTCTGGCTCCCTCTACAACACATGCAGGGTCGTGGAGGGGGCCTACGTGGATCTACTAGAAAAGATTGACGGAGGCAAGAAGCATTGGGCTATCGGGCCATTCAACCCGGTTAGGATACCCGAGAAGACGAGTAGTTCGAATATTGGACGGGATAAGTGCTTGGAGTGGCTGGACAAACAGGCACCAAACTCGGTAATATATGTGTCGTTTGGGACAACAACTGCCATGGAAGATGAGCAAATAGAGGAGCTAGCAATTGGGTTGGAGCAAAGTGAGCAGAAGTTCATCTGGGTCTTGAGGGATGCTGATAAAGGAGATGTTTTTAACGGAGATGTGAGAAAAGCTGGGCTCCCCAAAGGGTTTGAAGAGAGACTTAAAAAGAGGGGAATGGTGGTGAGAGAGTGGGCTCCACAATTGGAAATTCTAAGCCACCCATCAACGGGTGGGTTTTTGAGTCACTGCGGATGGAATTCTTGCATCGAGAGCATCACCATGGGGGTGCCAATTGCAGCTTGGCCAATAGCCTCGGACCAGCCGAGGAACACGGTCCTGATTACAGAATTGCTCGAAGTTGGAATTGTCGTGAAAGACTGGTCGCGCCGGGAACAGCTAGTGAAGTCAACCACTGTAGAAAAAGCTGTGAAACTGTTGATGGCATCGAAGGAAGGGCATGCGATACGGAAGAGGGCGGCGGATTTGGGCGGTGCTGTCAGGCGGTCCATGGATAAAGGTGGAGTTTCCCGCATGGAGTTGGATTCTTTCATTGCTCATATCTCCAGGTAGGTAAAGTACTACTGGATCAGACTTTGGGAGATTAAACGAGAAGAAAGACAaaggtaataaaaaaaaaaaaaaaaaaaagtgaaagatcTGATCACGAAGCCTGCAGGTAGTTAGCAGCTTGaatgttattaatattatgATCAGCTAGAAATCCGAACTTGCAAAACTTGctcaataaaacaagtactTCACCGcagatcaaatatatatatgtgcatacaTATTAAAGCTAGCTAATTAAAATTATGAACGTTCAATATATATTCTGCACAGAGGCCGCAGTACTACGCTTGGAGGCCAGATGATGAATGCATATTAATGGCGCCTAGCAACCCTCCAAAAGTACTGTAGATCAAGTGTATCTtcggaataaaaaataaatcttgatTTGCAATATTATTGCCGATATCTTAGAATATAATACATTAgtgatgaaaaatgatatttactgtTGTAATTATGCAAGTATCgtacagtttttttttaaaaaatgaattaatacaagACTCacgtgaaaaaaataaatttttttaatcgtaaattctactcttttttaaagcgattatgTAACGTTTGTATactctacgactgtatgtaacattatttattagtgatttgtaatattaatatgcctatcaatactgattcttttatattcagaatttaaattagtattattttcaataaaatttatttttaatcaatcatattaaattaatatacatattaatatgtaattgtaattataactagatttttcatatatatatatatacacaacctatacatacatacatacatacatatatatatatatattaataataagttCGATATTCGAGGATAAGCCACGGGCGCCACTTGGTTCTTTCACTCTAATTGATAAGTGAGATAAGTTCTGGCGTTGCATGCGGATATGATCACTTGGATGTATTGGGACACGTGTATATATGATTGTCATGTCCAACATCATTCAGAAATCTGAAAACTAATATTAATGAAGATCCGAAGATCAAAACAAAACCACGAGAAAACCTACCTAATTAAGAATTATAATATTGCCTAACTCGAGTTAGTTCGATCCTTCGACCCGTCGTTAATTctgaatctcaaaatttttcgtattttttttatttaaatatctttaaaaaaaatagacacaacatgtgaattaaattaaatgcatGTGAAAATATACTAGGGTtgcagtaaaatattttaaaaaactgaaattattagttttaagagtttttttagcatttatatataaataattcaaaaagaaaagtacGTAACACATGCATGGTTAGCTGGCTTGGAAATGCACAATGAAACTTCGATCTTATCATCATGTCATAATCTTAGATATTCAATTGTACTAAACAATTAGGATCGATCcaattaatgacatttttttttagcatatagtatttgtaatattaAATTGTAGGTAGCTAGGTAGCATACGGCCGattcttcaaatatatatatataga
This genomic interval from Carya illinoinensis cultivar Pawnee chromosome 10, C.illinoinensisPawnee_v1, whole genome shotgun sequence contains the following:
- the LOC122280080 gene encoding zeatin O-glucosyltransferase-like, whose amino-acid sequence is MANSQHHDHDGLNGLNKAEVAVVLVPFPAQGHLNQLLHLCRLLLPYNIPVHYAGTAIHNSQAMLRIHGWDPNSSVSNSSIHFHDLTIPTFLSPPPNPSAAIKFPAHLQPLFDASLHLREPFAALLRELSSKARRVIVINDSMMAYVVQDVINIPNAESYTFHSVSAFTCFLFLWDSMANILDSEVNAKIPIGNPSLDGCFTTEFLDFITSQHEFQKWNSGSLYNTCRVVEGAYVDLLEKIDGGKKHWAIGPFNPVRIPEKTSSSNIGRDKCLEWLDKQAPNSVIYVSFGTTTAMEDEQIEELAIGLEQSEQKFIWVLRDADKGDVFNGDVRKAGLPKGFEERLKKRGMVVREWAPQLEILSHPSTGGFLSHCGWNSCIESITMGVPIAAWPIASDQPRNTVLITELLEVGIVVKDWSRREQLVKSTTVEKAVKLLMASKEGHAIRKRAADLGGAVRRSMDKGGVSRMELDSFIAHISR